The Patescibacteria group bacterium genomic interval AGAGGTTGTCCGCGCCGTTTAGTAACGCTTTGGAGTGTGGTGAAGCCGTGCTTGGTCGTCTGAAAAAATATTTAGTTTCCGGTCCGGTAGTGGCGATGGTTTGGCAGGGTAATCAAGCAGTTGGTATTGTTCGTAAAATTACCGGTGGTACAGAGCCGTTGTCTTCCGATGTCGGCACTATTCGTGGCGACTTTACCATTGATTCTTATGGTATGGGAGACGTAGACGAAAGAGCGATTCGTAATCTGGTACACGCCTCCGGCAGTCCAGAAGAGGCAGAGAAGGAAATAGCTATCTGGTTTAAGCCGGAAGAGATTTTGAAATACAGATTGATCAGCGATCAAATGCTTTATGATGTTAATTTGGACGGAATAAAAGAGTAGAATAAAAAAGTTTTTTACAGGGAAGTGGATGCCGTAT includes:
- a CDS encoding nucleoside-diphosphate kinase — protein: MEHPKEEKTLVIIKPDGVQRTLIGEIIHRYERSGLKLLALKMFIPNEEDVEAHYIVDPEWKRKVGEKSIASYEKKRLSAPFSNALECGEAVLGRLKKYLVSGPVVAMVWQGNQAVGIVRKITGGTEPLSSDVGTIRGDFTIDSYGMGDVDERAIRNLVHASGSPEEAEKEIAIWFKPEEILKYRLISDQMLYDVNLDGIKE